From a single Rhipicephalus sanguineus isolate Rsan-2018 unplaced genomic scaffold, BIME_Rsan_1.4 Seq277, whole genome shotgun sequence genomic region:
- the LOC119376918 gene encoding uncharacterized protein LOC119376918 produces MAAFRKIMYAGDKGTREAAIEELKLPSQAYISRVMTFLDKKKEWVVLYRSEVMTRGHNTYNIAEASIRILKDIVLSRTKAFNAVALLESILQVWETCFQARILRHANDCIPSHHILCHNLLKRMPDGAAETIVYQGNQCYMVPSAKKNDVYEVYGDTGICTCPAGNTGAFCKHQALVQKKFGGMFPSCPALSANDCHQLGWLALGDNCPSIELYLSETANETEKNKTMFMSQMLLHYQLWKVTGLVWTTSRIFQHSCHPLLARSKKTQ; encoded by the coding sequence ATAATGTATGCTGGCGATAAAGGAACTCGGGAGGCAGCAATTGAAGAGCTGAAGCTACCTTCGCAAGCATACATTTCTCGCGTAATGACGTTCTTGGACAAGAAGAAAGAGTGGGTAGTGCTGTACCGCAGCGAGGTTATGACTAGAGGTCATAACACCTACAACATTGCTGAGGCATCGATAAGGATCTTGAAAGACATTGTGCTTTCGAGAACAAAAGCTTTCAACGCCGTAGCACTATTAGAATCTATCTTGCAAGTCTGGGAGACCTGCTTTCAAGCCAGAATTCTAAGGCATGCTAACGACTGCATCCCATCGCATCACATTTTATGTCATAACCTCCTGAAGAGGATGCCAGATGGAGCTGCAGAGACCATTGTATATCAGGGGAACCAATGCTACATGGTACCAAGCGCAAAGAAGAACGACGTTTATGAAGTTTATGGAGACACTGGCATCTGCACATGTCCGGCAGGAAACACAGGTGCTTTCTGTAAGCACCAGGCGTTGGTGCAAAAAAAGTTCGGGGGCATGTTCCCAAGCTGCCCAGCACTATCTGCAAATGACTGCCACCAACTGGGATGGCTAGCTCTTGGAGACAACTGCCCCAGTATTGAATTGTATTTATCAGAGACTGccaatgaaacagaaaaaaacaaaacgatgttCATGAGCCAGATGTTGCTCCATTACCAGTTGTGGAAGGTCACAGGACTCGTCTGGACAACAAGCAGGATTTTCCAGCACAGTTGTCATCCACTTCTGGCTCGGAGCAAGAAGACACAAAG